A stretch of DNA from Dokdonia sp. PRO95:
TTGTCGCTGTATCAGTTCTTCATCATCTGATAGTAAGGTCTCAGGAGCTTTTATTTTTTCCATTAATAAGGAACCGCTATCTATTTTCATAAATAGCCATACAAAGAACACTAGTAAAGCTACGATGAGTATGTAGGGTAGTAGCTCTACTATAACTGCCCAAAAACCCGTAGCCTCGTTGCCACCAGTGAGCCAGCGTATGAACGCGTTATATAGATCGTTAATTTTTCTTTTAAAACGTGACCACCAAGTATCTTCTGGAGTCGCTTCTTTATAATTGAACTCATCGTCTTGTTTATATTTATCAAGACTATTTTCAGAGATGGGTAGCGGTGTTAGTTTTTCGTTGTCATAAGTGACAATACCACGAGGATCGTGATAGGTGTTTTCGGGATAGATTACTTCCTCTTCAGCGATTTCCTCTGCTGTAGTTTCTTCCTGAGTTTGTTGTATAGCGGTAGCTTTCGCGCAAAGCGAACACAAAAAGAGCATACATAGCAGCAATACTTTATGCATTATTGCTACCTATATTGTTTATTTGATCAAGACTTCCCGTCTGATTTTTACGCTCGTTAAGGTTGAAGTAAATGAAGTTTACGGAGATGGCGAGTATGGTGTATAAGATATAGTTCATTGCAGAGGCTAGGACCTGTAACACTAGGTAAACATTGTCAAAAAGTGCTGCTGGATCACCCATAGAGCCAGATTGTACACTACTTATGGTCTTGATAAGCGTATAAATAAGTACTGGAACTTGAAAAACGAAGCCAATTACCCCAATTAAAAACCCAAGGATGATTATCGTTATAAAAGTCATCCACCACTCGCCTTTAATTAAGTTTGCACTTTCTTTAATACTTTCTTTTATACTAAGATTCTTGTCTATAATAGCAGGAAAGATGACACTAAGCTTGACATAAACATAAAGCAAAGGAAAGATGGCTAGTACAACAACTAAGACGCCTATGGTTTCTGATCCGGTTGAAAATATGGCGCCACCTAATACAACTGGAACTAACGCTACTACTAGCACAATTAATAAGTTTGTAAAACCTAATCCTAAAAAAGTGCCAGTCTTGGATTTAATGGTATCTACCACTGCAGTGGTGTCTGGAACATCACCTCCAGCGATGTATGCTTTAATATATTCAGAAACGCTTCCGTAAAGCATTGAATTGTAAATTATACCTACAATGGCAAGACATGCAACAGAGATGAAGAAGCTACTCATATCAGATCCGTCACCAAAACTTGTTAAGAAATTTGCTCCCGCCGTCGCGTTCGTGTAGAACCCTACAGCAACAATGAGAAGTATGAACGGTATAGCACAAGTGCGTACAAGTACTTTGAGAAGTGGTTTTGCATTACGGCGTAAAAAGGTGAATGTATCACTTATGATCTGGCCAAGTTCACGCTGTTTTCTAAATTCCACTAGTTTAGTTAAGGTCATTAATTATAAATTTTCAAGATTAGGAACAAGCGCTAGTCTAGCAGCTTCTTCTTTATGTTTTTTAATAGGGTAGTACACGTAATAAAATATGATTAAAGCGAGAGAGCTTGCAATAATTACAATTGCAAGCCAGTCTGGCATTTCTGTATGTCTTGTTACAAACCCTTCTAGAAAACCTGCTATTACAAATAGTGGTATGGTGCTTACAACGATTTTGAGACCATTTTTCATTCCTCTTTTAAACGATTCTAGGCGCGTGTATGTCTGAGGAAATAAAATAGAATTACCTAGCACCATGCCTGCACATCCTGCTATGATTATCACTGAGATTTCTATAGTACCATGTATCCATATGGTACGCACAGACTCCCAGCCTACGCCTTGCTCAAAAAAGAAGTATTGAAAACTGCCTAGCATGATAGCGTTGCGCATGATGATATATAACGATCCTATTGTTAAGAATATCCCATAAACAAAAGCCATCAATGCTACTTTTATATTGTTAATGGTAATTCCTAAAAACATATTGAGTTCACCTTGCTTCTTATAAACACCCATGGGGTCTCCTTTCTCAATATTACTGAGTGTCATGTTTACATAACCATCACCCATAATACTTCTTACAAAAGAGCCATCATTTGCAGCACTATATGCGCCAATAAGGCTAAATAATAAAAAGGTTAAAAAAGCGATAAGCAGTTGTCGCTGGTAGCGATACATAATAAGCGGGAACTCCTCTGTAAAGAATGTTATAAAGCGCTTGCTTGACTCACGCTTTGTCTTGTATATGATTTGATGTGACTGAGAGGCAAGGTGATTTAAATACTCTAAAGTCTTGCTTTGAGGATAAAATGTTTGCGCATAACTAAGGTGATCTGTCACTTCCATGTAAAGACTAGATAGCTCATCTGGATGAATCTGATCTTTGTTGACCAGAACACTTTCGAATGTTAACCATTTATCCTTATTTTGCTTGACAAAAGCAGCTTCACGCATTTTCAACTTGTTATAGAGGTAAAGAAAAAGAATATATGGATAACTTTCAAATAGAAACCGCCCAAAATGTAAGTATTTATCAGAATGTTGCGAGTATAGGCGATCGCATTCTTGCATATCTAATCGATGGTGTAATTTTGATTGCTTATTGGATTCTTTCTTTGTTTTTGATTGCACAATTTGGGTTAGACTCACAGTCTATGGGTGATATATGGGCTTACTACTTAGTCTTGGGCTTACCTATTTTTCTTTATTACATTCTTTTTGAAACATTCTGGGACGGAAAAACACCAGGTAAAGCAGCCATGAAAATTAGAGTAGTCAAGCTAGATGGTTCAAAACCAGGTTTTGGAAGCTACTTTGTACGATGGATTATGCGCATTATCGATATTGCGGGTTCCTCTGGGGGAATTGCCGTGGTAAGTATACTTATAAGCGAGAAAGGGCAGCGCTTAGGAGATATGGCAGCAGGTACTACCGTAATAACAGAAAAGAAACGTGTAAGTCTTTCTGATAGTCTCATAGTAGATATTCCCGTAGATTACGTGCCTACCTATCCTCAAGTGACCGTTTTTAATGATAAAGATGTACAGCTTATTAAAACACTATTTTTAAATGCTAAGCGCAATGGTAATCACAATGTGATTGTAAAACTAGCAGATAGGCTCAGGGAGAAAATGGATGTAACTACTCCAGACGAGAATAATATTCAATTTGTAGAGCGTGTCCTTGCAGATTATAACTACTACACACAGCAATAATGGAGATTACTACAATTATTGATATTCTAGGTACGATCTCTTTTGCGATATCCGGAGCGCTCACGGCCATGCGTAAAAAGATGGATGTCTTCGGAATTCTTATTATAGCACTAGTCACCTCTGTAGGGGGAGGTACCTTGAGAGATATACTCATAGGGAAAACCCCTGTGAGCTGGATGCTTAACATGACGTTTGTATACGTGATTTTTGCTGCTACTATTGTAGCAATTATTTTTAGAAGTCAGCTTAAGTATGTGAGACGTTCTTTGTTCTTGTTTGATACCATTGGTATTGCTTTATACACAATGGCTGGAGTACAAATTGCAAGTGCAGCAGGGTTACATCCCGTAATCTGTGTAGTGCTAGGTACTATTTCTGCATGTTTTGGTGGTGTATTGCGTGATATATTATGTAATGAAATTCCTGTGATTTTCCATAAAGAGATATATGCCACTGTATGTATACTAGGAGGAAGTATCTACTTGTCACTTGAAACCTACGGCATGCCTAAAGTTTATGCTATGCTTGTTGCAGGTAGTATCACTATTCTTATAAGAACCCTTGCTGTAGTAAGGAAATGGAGTTTACCTAGTGTTTATAGAAAACAACACGCATAAAAAAAAGGTTTCTGCGCTAGCAGAAACCTTTTAAAACCTAATAGACTCTTTAGAAAACAGGTTTAAAATATTTTAAAGGCTAATTCAAATAATTTATAAAACCAAATACTAGTTCTAGTGTTGAGACTACAGTATATACTTATAGACGAGAAAAAGTGAGCAAAGTTTCAAGGCAAGGATTGAATTAACAATATTTTAACCAAGGAGGATGTATTTGGCCTGAAAAGCCATAAAAAACAAAATCCCGAGACTCGAGTTCTCGGGATTTCTTTGTTAGGTATCGTTTTTAATAAACACTAACCATCAAAACGAATTAAAAACGTTCCTAACAAATAAGTTAACTTACCCTATAGACGGTTTAAAAGAGTCAACGTTACACCACAATTATTATTTAACTTTACCTTATGTTAAAAGCAACCATGGTTATAGGCGCTTCATTGAAGCCACAGAGATATTCACATAGAGCAATCATACGTCTCAATGCTCAGAATCATCCCGTTATTGCGGTTGGTTTAAGAGGAGGAAAGGTAGGTGATATAGGGATTATCACTTTCGATCAAGCCTTAGAGGCAGTAGATGAGCTTAAAGAAGATTTAGATACTATTACACTATATCTTAATCCGCAGCGGCAAGAGGCTTATTATGACTTCATAATTAACCTGGCTCCTAAGCGTGTCATCTTTAACCCAGGAACAGAAAATCCTGTTCTTTATAAAAAGTTACAAGAGCACAATATCGAAGTTGATGTTGCTTGTACACTAGTATTACTAGCCACAGACCAGTATTAAATTTTTCTCGTTTTTATACGTACGCTTTCGCGAAATCGTAATAAACTACTTTCTTATAAATAATAATCCTAAAAAGGTCAAAGCACCGTTTAAGATTAATATAAAGAACCCAAATTCAAATCCCACACCTGCCGAAAGCGTACTTATGATGTATGCAAGAATAGGCGATGCAATGGCAACTACTGGGACAAACTTGTCTTTTACATTCCATTTTGTAAAGAGTCCGTAAGCATACAGGCCTAAGAGAGGTCCATATGTATATCCAGCAAACGTAAATAGTTTTGCGATTACTGTAGCATCTGCAATTACGTATTTAAATATGATGATCACGGCAATGAGTAAAAGCGACATTACAATGTGGATGCGTTTGCGCACTGCTACTTGCTTTACGGCATCATATTTTTTTTCGATGTCTAGTATGTCTATACTAAAAGACGTGGTAAGTGATGTAAGTGCGCTATCTGCACTTGAATATGCAGCTGCAATTAATCCCAGTAAGAAAACAATAGCGAGTCCTATTCCCAAGCCGCTATTTACAGCAATTGTAGGGAAGAGTTGGTCTTTGTGAGCATCGATTCCATTTTGAGAAGCATATACAGTGAGTAATAATCCTAGTGCTAAGAATACAAGATTTACAATGGTAAGTACGATAGTAAACCAAAACATATTTTTTTGAGCATCACCTAGATTACGACAAGTAAGGTTTTTTTGCATCATATCTTGATCTAGCCCTGTCATTACAATAGAAATAAAAGCTCCAGATAAAAATTGCTTTACAAAGAAGTCACCACTTTTCCAGTCGTCAAAAAAGAATATCTGACTCATATCACTTTCAGAAATAAGATTGACTAAGGCACTTGTACTTAGTCCCATCTGGTCACTTACAAAGTAAATAGCCACACCTACTGCGATAAGCATAAAGAGTGTTTGCAAGGTATCTGTCCACACAATAGTTTTGATACCTGCTTTAAACGTATATAGCCAAATTAAAAGTATAGTAATCGTTACGGTTACAAAAAACGGTACACCCATCTCATCAAAAACGAGTAGTTGCAACACGTTTGCTACTAAATACAATCTAAAACTTGCGCCTATAATTCTGCTCAATAAGAAAAAAGAAGCTCCTGTTTTATAAGAATAAGAACCAAATCTTCCTTCAAGATAAGTATAAATAGAAGTAAGATTCAGTTTATAGTAGAGTGGTAGGAGTACAAGACTTATGACTGCATAACCCACAGTGTAACCAAGTACGACTTGAAAGTAACTAAAGCTTGATGCCTCAATCCATCCAGGTACAGATATAAAAGTAACTCCAGATAGTGAAGCTCCTATCATCCCAAAAGCAACAAGGTACCAAGGGGATTGCTTTCCAGCTTTAAAAAAATCTGTGTTAGAATCTCCTCTACTTGTAAGGTAACTTATAAGCATTAAGACACCAAAGTATCCTCCAATGAGAAGTAAAATATGAATGGGTTGCATACATGAATCGTTAGGTCATACGAATATAGCCTTTTGATAAATAATTGCAGATTGTAAGAATAAAATTATCTAGATAATTACTACGCACTACTCATAACGCAATGACTCTACTGGGTCAAGCTTAGCAGCTTTTATAGCAGGAAATAATCCGGATAGAATAGCAATGACAAAAGTTATAATTGTCGCCGCAATGATTGCTCCCCAAGGGGTTGTAAATACAAATCCAGCAACAGAGGCTATTAGTGCTCCTATACTTATACCAAGTATGATTCCTAGAAGTCCGCCTAGTTGTCCAACGATAATTGCTTCATATAGAAACTGAGCAGCAATTACAGATTTTTTAGCGCCAAGTGCTTTTCTCACACCTATCTCTCTTGTACGCTCTGTTACAGAAACGAGCATAATATTCATAAGGGCGATACATGAGCCAAAAATGGTGATAATACTAATTACCCAGGCGGCAACACCTAGTACACCAGTAATCTCACTAATCTGATTAATCAAGTCATCGCTACGGCCTATACCAAAGTTATTATCCTCTACAGGTGAGAGACCACGTATGTTTCTAAAAGTGAGAATGGCTTCTTCTTCAGCGCTGTCTAGAAGTTCTGTGTCTTCTACCATTACACTTACATTATAGTTGATATTAGCTTGCGTAAACATAGTTCGTGCTACTTGTATAGGGATAAGTACTCGTAAATCTTGATTGTTCCCAAAGGTGGCACCCTTTTCCTCTAGCATCCCGATTACGTTAAATTTGGTACCACGTATACTTATGGTTTTCCCTATAGGGTTATCATCCTTAAAGATATTCTTATAAAAATCACTTCCTAGTATACACACTCGTGTGTTGTTATCGATATCGAAAGAGGTAAAGTTTCTTCCTTTTTCTAGTTTGAGTCCAGAGTTGTTTAAAAAGTTTTCATTCACACCTACCACACTTGCTTCTGGATCTGTTTTGTCACTTTCGTACTTCACCTCAGCACTACGCGTTCCTTGAAAAGAGATAGCCGTAAGCGCAGTAGGGTAGTTATATTGTTCTGTAAATTCTTTTACTTGACGATAGCCTATAATCGGGTTAATGACTTGCTTCTCATCAGAGCGTCTAGAGGTAAACTCATAACGTTGCAGGTTAAAGGTATTACTTCCCATACTTGCAAAATCTGAGCTTATTGTATTCTCAAGCGCCTTTACAAGGCTAAGTATACCTACTAAAGCCGTAATTCCTATTGCAATAATAAAAACGGTTAAGACAGTTCTAAGGAGCTGACTTTTGATACTATCAAAGGCAATACGAAGATTCTCGCGGAAGAGTGAAAACATATTTTTAGATCAGAATTGGTTGGAACAATTTACAATAAGACTATCAAGTAGTCAAAACGTTACCATTATTTCTAGATTCTTTTCAGTTTTAGCCATAAGGAGCATAAACGGTAGTGTGTATTTGCGATCGTTTCTTCCCGCTTTCCGTTGCAATTCCTCAGCATGGCCACGCCATTGCTTGCGGGATTTACACTACAATCGGGGCTATAGAGCACTGTTTTTGCGTAGCGACTCACATGAGAAGAAGATAATGAAATAAGAAGTCTTGTCAAAGTTTCAAAATCTTGCTCGCAACCCCTCATTTTTTAAGATATTTGTGCAATGCCGTTTGGTAATGTTGGTAGTGGATTTGCAGAGATTTGACGGTAAACATCTTCTCAGCAATGATTAATTTAAAATAGCTTTTGGTGGATGTTTATCACATTTTCGCGAAAGCAATAATAAGATTGCTTTTCTCCATGAGAATAATGAGAGACATAATACTGGGAATTAGTTTTGGAGTGTCTATTGCTTTTTTATCCTGGATTGTAGGTATGATAGTGAACTTAATCCTTATGAAAACAAGGTTTTATTCGAAATTATCAAATCTCAATTTTATTACAAGTGAAAAAATTAATAGAAAAATTGGAATTAAAAATATCAAGTGGGTTATTGAAAATACTTTCTTTAAATTTTTTAATCAAAAAATAAAGATTAAAAATAGTAAAACTGATTTTTTCGAAATAAGAGAAGAAATGACAAGAGCAGAAATTAGTCATTTAATGGCATTTATTTTTGTGCTTTTTTTTTGCTTCTATTATAGTCTGAAGATTAATATTGTCTTTGGTTCTATGATTTTTATTATAAATATTTTGATGAACCTTTATCCATCACTATTACAACAACAAAACAAAAGGAGAATCGATAAGTTTACTAAGAGGCACTTATTACGTGAATAATTGAGGATGTACAATTAGTAAAAGTGAATGCAACAGTATTTCTCTATGAAGAGAGAGTCGTGGATGAAAGCAAGAGCAATAACCTCTATAATAAGTAAAGTGTAAGGTGATATTCAAATAGAATCAATTACCAGATTACCAAAATATAAACGTAAAGGATTAACGTCTAACATATAATATGAGTACAAAACCTTCTATACCTAAAGGAACCAGAGATTTTTCACCAGAAGAAGTTGCAAAGCGCAGCTATATTATGAACACCATACGCACGCAGTTTCAGCGTTTTGGTTTTCAGCCTATCGAGACGCCTAGTTTTGAAAACAGTAGCACATTGATGGGAAAGTACGGAGAAGAAGGTGATCGCTTGATATTTAAGATTCTTAATAGTGGTGACTATTTACGTAAGGTGAAGGATGACGCTTTCGCGAAAGCGGACTCAACAGCACTCACACCACAAATCTCAGAAAAAGCACTTCGTTACGATCTTACGGTACCTTTTGCGAGGTACGTAGTACAACATCAAAATGATATTGTATTTCCATTTAAGCGTTTTCAGATGCAACCCGTATGGAGAGCAGACCGCCCACAGAAGGGACGTTTCCGCGAGTTCTATCAGTGTGATGCAGATGTGGTAGGAAGTGATTCTCTATGGCAAGAAGTAGAGTTTGTACAGTTGTACGATGCTGTTTTTAGCGCGTTAAAGCTAGAGGGAGTGACTATCAAGATGAATAATCGCAAGGTACTTTCTGGTATTGCAGAGGTGATAGGCGCGAGTGATAAACTCATAGATTTTACCGTAGCGCTAGATAAGCTTGACAAAATAGGAGAAGAGGGCGTGACTAAAGAAATGCTTGCCAAAGGCATTACTCAAGAGGCGATAGAGAAGGTAGCACCGTTGTTTACACTATCTGGCACTTTTGGTGATCAGCTAGCAACACTTAAAACCTTGCTCGCAGATTCTGAGATGGGAATGGAGGGAATTAACGAACTGCTATTTATCAATGATGCCATTGAGAACTTAGGTTTACAAACCGCAACACTACAACTAGACGTAACCCTAGCTCGCGGACTCAATTATTACACGGGAGCTATTTTTGAAGTAAGTGCTCCAGAAGGTGTAAAGATGGGAAGTATAGGTGGCGGTGGTCGCTATGCAGATCTTACAGGTATTTTTGGGCTTAAGGATATGAGTGGTGTAGGAATCTCTTTTGGTCTTGACCGTATTTACCTTGTAATAGAAGAGCTAGGCTTATTTCCAGAAGAGGCGACAGAAGGTGTAAAAGTGTTTTTTGTAAACTTTGGGGATCAAGAAGCGGGTTATGCAATGCAAGCGATAAGCAAGCTACGCCAATCAGGAATCTCAGCCGAGTTATATCCAGATGCTGTGACTAGCAATAAGCAAATGAAAAAGCAAATGACGTATGCAAATCGTCGTAATATTCCTTTTTTAGTACTAGCTGGAAAAGAAGAGATGGATGCAAAACAATACACGCTCAAAAATATGGCAGAAGGCTCACAAGAGACTGTAAACATAGATGAGCTAGTAGCAGCTTTGAAATAAAATTTTTATTTCCCCAGCCCTAAAGGGAGTGAAAATTATAATGAATAAACCGAGCCACCCTTTAGGGACGGGGAAAGCTCGGTGAGAAATTAAAACAGAGTCACCCTTCAAGAACGGGAAGCTCGGTGACTAACGACTATTGACATAACACCTATGAACATCGATTTTAAAAAACTCCTTCCGCATATTCTAGTTGTACTTGGCTTTATAGTCGTGGCGCTGGTTTACTTCAATCCGGTGTTATCTGGAAAGCGCATTTATCAAAATGATATCAAGCTCTATGAAGGGATGGCAAAGCAACATCGTGATTTTAGAGCAGAGACGGGTGAGGAGACCTACTGGACTAATAGTGCCTTTGGAGGGATGCCTACCTACCAGATGGGAGCGAGGTTTGAGTATGATATGATGGATAAGTTGGACCGTGTGATTCGTTTTTTACCACGCCCAGCAGATTATCTTTTTCTATATTTTATTTCTTTTTATGCGTTAATGCTTGTGATGCGCGTTCCTTGGAAGCTTGCTGTAGTTGGTGCGCTTGCCTTTGGCCTGTCTACCTATCTCATTATCATTATAGGCGTAGGGCATAATTCAAAGGTGCACGCCATAGGTTATTTTCCGCTCGTACTTGCGGGTATTATACTCACGTATCAGAAACGATATCTCTGGGGATTTTTACTCACTGCCGTTGCAATGGGGCTAGAAATACAGGCTAATCACTACCAGATGACCTATTATCTAGGGTTGCTTTGTGTGATTTTAGGGATTGCATACCTCATAGATGCTATCAAGAAAAAACAACTTCCACATTTCTTTAAAGCTTCGGGAATACTAGTAATTGCTGTACTATTAGGTCTCGCTACAAACGCAACCACCTTACTTGCTACTGCAGAGTATGCAGAGACAAGTATACGTGGCGAGCAATTATTAAAAGATGACCTAGCCAAAGACGCAGTAGAAGACGGTCTTGGTTTTGATTATATCACGCAGTGGAGTTATGGTAAGCTAGAGTCTCTCAATCTCATCGCTTCAGATTTTATGGGAACTGGTACTGCTGCCGATTTGGGTCGTGATTCCGCTTTCGCGAAAAAGTTAAGCGAGTTAGGAGTTCCTCCTAATGAAGTAAGTTACTATGCCCAAGGAACGAGATTGTACTGGGGAGAACAACCCTTTGTAGAAGCTCCTCCATATCTCGGTGTAACCGTTTTTGCACTTGCATTATTAGGACTGTTTCTAGTAAATGGAAGATTGCGCTGGTGGTTACTAGCAGGTATGATTGTTTCCTTAGTACTGAGTTGGGGAAAGAACGTAGAAGGAATTACACGTTTCTTTATTGACTACATTCCGTTATACAATAAGTTTAGGGCGGTTACGAGTATACAGGTGATTTTAGAATTACTATTACCTATCGCTGCAATGGTAGGTTTACATAGGTTTTTAAACGACCGAGTAGATCAAGCCGAAAAGCAAAAGAAGTTACTCATCGCTATAGGTTCGCTAGCAGGTCTTTTTGTGATACTCTACCTTTTTAGCGGAAGCTTATTTAACCTACGCTCTGCCGCTGAAGGACAGATGGCCATCGAGCAACCAGAAATATTAAATGCCATAAAAGAAGATCGCCTCGCTGTATTAAAAAGTGATGTGTTGAGGTCTTTACTATTTGTGCTTTTTATAGGGACCGCTTTGTGGTTAACGCTTAAGAAAAAGATTTCAGAAAACATTGCAATAATCACCATTGGTGCGCTCATAGTTTTTGACCTCGTAGGTGTAGATAGACGTTCTGTAAATGAAGAAAACTTTATCACTCAGCGACAGTATGATCAAAACTTTCAGATTACTCCCATAGATGAAGAAATCAGAAAGGATGATAGCTACTTCCGCGTGATTGATCTTGCTCGAGGATTTAATAATAGCCATACTTCATACTATTTCAATTCGCTTAACGGTTATTCAGCTGTACAACCGCGTACGATTGATGATTTATACAATCAGCAGATTGCTCAGGGTAATGCTGAGGTGCTTAATATGTACAATGTAAAATACATCCTTCAAGATAGTGAGCAGGGTATGGGGATAAGCAAAAACCCAGAAGCAAACGGTCCAGCTTGGCTTGTAAATGAGATACAGTACGTGCCAGATTATAATGCAGAGTTTGATGGTCTCACAAAAGTAGACACAAAAAATACAGTACTCATCCGTGAAGAATATCGTGAGGAACTAGGAAAATTCCAGCCTCGTAGAGATAGCACAGCTGTGGTACAAACTAAAGAGGTACAACCTAACAAACTCGTGTACCAAGTAGAAAATGGAAGCGATGGCTTTATGGTCTTTGCAGAGAACTATTACAAAAATGGATGGACTGCAACCGTAGATGGTGTAGAAACTACCATTTTACCAGTAAACTATGCCTTGAGAGGTATAAAGGTGCCTGCAGGCGCTCACGAAGTGGTGATGACTTTTGAGCCACAAGTGGTAAAAACCGGAGGGATGATTATGCTAGGCAGTAGTTTATTACTTTTCTTACTAGTTGCGGGCGGAATATTCTATACGGTAAAAAACCGTGATACAGACGCACAGGCTTAATGAATAACAAGGTACTCATCATCGCATATTATTGGCCACCCGCTGGTGGTCCTGGTGTGCAACGATGGCTCAAGTTTACAAAGTACCTGCCAGAATTTGGCATAGAACCTATTGTTTACGTTCCAGAAAATCCTAGTTACCCTATCATAGATGATTCATTGGTTGCTGAGGTTTCAGATAAGGTGACTGTGATTAAACAACCTATTAAAGAGCCGTATGGGTGGGCGAGTACGCTTTCGCGAAAGCAAACTAAAACCATCTCATCGGGCATTTTACCTAAGGAAGGAAAGCAGAGCTTGTTACAAAAAGCGATGCTCTACGTGCGTGGAAACTTCTTTGTGCCAGACGCAAGAGTAGGGT
This window harbors:
- a CDS encoding DUF4129 domain-containing protein, giving the protein MLFLCSLCAKATAIQQTQEETTAEEIAEEEVIYPENTYHDPRGIVTYDNEKLTPLPISENSLDKYKQDDEFNYKEATPEDTWWSRFKRKINDLYNAFIRWLTGGNEATGFWAVIVELLPYILIVALLVFFVWLFMKIDSGSLLMEKIKAPETLLSDDEELIQRQDLDQLIEQAIAAGNYRLAVRFYYLRILQKMSEQDLIDWQVQKTNHDYLSEIEDLSLRSQFRKVTDIYDYIWYGNFEVDETAFAKAKTSFTQINNQL
- the hisS gene encoding histidine--tRNA ligase; amino-acid sequence: MSTKPSIPKGTRDFSPEEVAKRSYIMNTIRTQFQRFGFQPIETPSFENSSTLMGKYGEEGDRLIFKILNSGDYLRKVKDDAFAKADSTALTPQISEKALRYDLTVPFARYVVQHQNDIVFPFKRFQMQPVWRADRPQKGRFREFYQCDADVVGSDSLWQEVEFVQLYDAVFSALKLEGVTIKMNNRKVLSGIAEVIGASDKLIDFTVALDKLDKIGEEGVTKEMLAKGITQEAIEKVAPLFTLSGTFGDQLATLKTLLADSEMGMEGINELLFINDAIENLGLQTATLQLDVTLARGLNYYTGAIFEVSAPEGVKMGSIGGGGRYADLTGIFGLKDMSGVGISFGLDRIYLVIEELGLFPEEATEGVKVFFVNFGDQEAGYAMQAISKLRQSGISAELYPDAVTSNKQMKKQMTYANRRNIPFLVLAGKEEMDAKQYTLKNMAEGSQETVNIDELVAALK
- a CDS encoding CoA-binding protein, which translates into the protein MLKATMVIGASLKPQRYSHRAIIRLNAQNHPVIAVGLRGGKVGDIGIITFDQALEAVDELKEDLDTITLYLNPQRQEAYYDFIINLAPKRVIFNPGTENPVLYKKLQEHNIEVDVACTLVLLATDQY
- a CDS encoding RDD family protein, producing the protein MDNFQIETAQNVSIYQNVASIGDRILAYLIDGVILIAYWILSLFLIAQFGLDSQSMGDIWAYYLVLGLPIFLYYILFETFWDGKTPGKAAMKIRVVKLDGSKPGFGSYFVRWIMRIIDIAGSSGGIAVVSILISEKGQRLGDMAAGTTVITEKKRVSLSDSLIVDIPVDYVPTYPQVTVFNDKDVQLIKTLFLNAKRNGNHNVIVKLADRLREKMDVTTPDENNIQFVERVLADYNYYTQQ
- a CDS encoding stage II sporulation protein M; the encoded protein is MREAAFVKQNKDKWLTFESVLVNKDQIHPDELSSLYMEVTDHLSYAQTFYPQSKTLEYLNHLASQSHQIIYKTKRESSKRFITFFTEEFPLIMYRYQRQLLIAFLTFLLFSLIGAYSAANDGSFVRSIMGDGYVNMTLSNIEKGDPMGVYKKQGELNMFLGITINNIKVALMAFVYGIFLTIGSLYIIMRNAIMLGSFQYFFFEQGVGWESVRTIWIHGTIEISVIIIAGCAGMVLGNSILFPQTYTRLESFKRGMKNGLKIVVSTIPLFVIAGFLEGFVTRHTEMPDWLAIVIIASSLALIIFYYVYYPIKKHKEEAARLALVPNLENL
- a CDS encoding sodium:solute symporter, whose translation is MQPIHILLLIGGYFGVLMLISYLTSRGDSNTDFFKAGKQSPWYLVAFGMIGASLSGVTFISVPGWIEASSFSYFQVVLGYTVGYAVISLVLLPLYYKLNLTSIYTYLEGRFGSYSYKTGASFFLLSRIIGASFRLYLVANVLQLLVFDEMGVPFFVTVTITILLIWLYTFKAGIKTIVWTDTLQTLFMLIAVGVAIYFVSDQMGLSTSALVNLISESDMSQIFFFDDWKSGDFFVKQFLSGAFISIVMTGLDQDMMQKNLTCRNLGDAQKNMFWFTIVLTIVNLVFLALGLLLTVYASQNGIDAHKDQLFPTIAVNSGLGIGLAIVFLLGLIAAAYSSADSALTSLTTSFSIDILDIEKKYDAVKQVAVRKRIHIVMSLLLIAVIIIFKYVIADATVIAKLFTFAGYTYGPLLGLYAYGLFTKWNVKDKFVPVVAIASPILAYIISTLSAGVGFEFGFFILILNGALTFLGLLFIRK
- a CDS encoding ABC transporter permease, with translation MFSLFRENLRIAFDSIKSQLLRTVLTVFIIAIGITALVGILSLVKALENTISSDFASMGSNTFNLQRYEFTSRRSDEKQVINPIIGYRQVKEFTEQYNYPTALTAISFQGTRSAEVKYESDKTDPEASVVGVNENFLNNSGLKLEKGRNFTSFDIDNNTRVCILGSDFYKNIFKDDNPIGKTISIRGTKFNVIGMLEEKGATFGNNQDLRVLIPIQVARTMFTQANINYNVSVMVEDTELLDSAEEEAILTFRNIRGLSPVEDNNFGIGRSDDLINQISEITGVLGVAAWVISIITIFGSCIALMNIMLVSVTERTREIGVRKALGAKKSVIAAQFLYEAIIVGQLGGLLGIILGISIGALIASVAGFVFTTPWGAIIAATIITFVIAILSGLFPAIKAAKLDPVESLRYE
- a CDS encoding trimeric intracellular cation channel family protein; this encodes MEITTIIDILGTISFAISGALTAMRKKMDVFGILIIALVTSVGGGTLRDILIGKTPVSWMLNMTFVYVIFAATIVAIIFRSQLKYVRRSLFLFDTIGIALYTMAGVQIASAAGLHPVICVVLGTISACFGGVLRDILCNEIPVIFHKEIYATVCILGGSIYLSLETYGMPKVYAMLVAGSITILIRTLAVVRKWSLPSVYRKQHA